The Terriglobia bacterium region CCCAACGAGCAGGTGCAAAGGTATTCACTTCCGATTTGTTCCCCCAGAGGCTTACAATAGCGGCTGGGTTCGGCCTTAGCGGGTCCATTGATGCCTCGCACTCCGATTCCGTTCAAACCGTGCGCCAGTGGACCGAGGGGCGTGGGGCCGATGCCGTCATTCTGGCGGTTGCCGGCACGTCGCTGATACGCACAGCCATCGAGGCTGCGCGCTCTGGTGGCAGGATCTTACTGTTCGCCCAGACGGTTCGAGGAGAGGCCGTCATCGATCCCGCCGCAATCTGTGTTGACGAGAAGAGTCTGTTGGGCTCATACAGCGCTTCCATTGACCTCCAGGAGGAAGCTGTGAGTTTTGTTTGCCGCCGAGAAATGGACTTGGAGCGGCTCATTACGCACCGTTTTCCCCTGGCAAAAGCGGTGGAAGCACTGAATTTAGCTGCTCATCCCCGGCCCGAATCGATGAAGGTTGTCATACAGCCGGGGTTGGAACCCGAACCTCAAGTGGGCCCTTCACCATAGGTTCCGCGGGCGGCACAAAAGGGAAGGAAAGCTAGTGAATGGACATATGACAGCTGCGGTCCTCTATGGTAAGGAGGACGTTAAGATTGAGCGAGTGCCTATCCCCCGGGTGGGACATGGAGAGGCCCTCATCAAGGTACAAGTCGCTCTGACCTGCGGCACCGATCTCAAAGTGTACCAGCGCGGATACCACGCCCGCATGATCGTTCCGCCCGCTCTTTTCGGCCACGAACTGGCGGGGGTGATCGAGGAGGTCGGAGCCGGCGTCAAGGGTTTCCGCTCCGGCATGCGGGTGGTGGCGCTGAATTCGGCGCCCTGCCAGATGTGCTTCTACTGTTCCAAGCACCAGGAGAACCTCTGCGAGGATCTGCTCTTTAACAATGGCGCCTATGCCGAGTACATCAAGATTCCGCGCCGGATTGTCGAAAGCAACATGCTGGCCGTGCCCAGCAATGTCAGCTATGAAGAAGCGGCCATGGTCGAGCCGCTGGCCTGCGTGCTGCGCGGCCTGCACGAGACCAACGTCGAAATCGGCGACACCGTGGTCGTCATCGGCGGCGGACCCATCGGCCTGATGTTCGTCCAAGTCGCCAAGCTCACCGGATGCAACGTTATCTCCGTGGCCAAGCGCGATTCCCAGGTTTCTGCGGCCAAGCGCCTGGGCGCCGACGACGTCGTCCAGATCACCCAGGTGC contains the following coding sequences:
- a CDS encoding zinc-binding dehydrogenase; this encodes MTAAVLYGKEDVKIERVPIPRVGHGEALIKVQVALTCGTDLKVYQRGYHARMIVPPALFGHELAGVIEEVGAGVKGFRSGMRVVALNSAPCQMCFYCSKHQENLCEDLLFNNGAYAEYIKIPRRIVESNMLAVPSNVSYEEAAMVEPLACVLRGLHETNVEIGDTVVVIGGGPIGLMFVQVAKLTGCNVISVAKRDSQVSAAKRLGADDVVQITQVQDAVDAVRALTPDRRGADVVIEAVGRPEAWEWSIDMVRKGGTVNFFGGCASGTKVALDTNRLHYSEISLKATFHHTPETVRKAFALIAERKIRGADYITGEAPLSRLQQVLRHMLNRNGDIKTAIIPGH